The Streptomyces phaeolivaceus genome has a window encoding:
- a CDS encoding zinc-dependent alcohol dehydrogenase, with protein sequence MRAFVLTAPGAYEVQELPAPVAGAGEVVVEVERVGVCGTDLEFFHGTMAYLHQGHAAYPMRLGHEWAGRVSAVGDGVDPGWVGRRVMGDTMLGCGGCRRCLRGDQHVCERRREVGIRGGLAGALAERLAVPVSSLHALPDSVDAALGALVEPGGNALRAARAAATRPGDRALVLGPGTIGLLVALFLRAAGAEVHLMGRTAGSLAFARELGFAHTWTEDSVPGLPFDAVVDATNAGHLPGSALESVEPGGRVVYIGLAAGPSRIDTRALVLKDVTAVGVLSASPGLAATIQAYADGVVDPRPLVAATVTLDEVGPVLAGARPAGAGAGPKIHVAPGRGAG encoded by the coding sequence ATGCGCGCCTTCGTCCTCACCGCCCCCGGCGCCTACGAGGTCCAGGAGCTGCCGGCGCCGGTCGCCGGGGCCGGTGAGGTCGTCGTCGAGGTGGAGCGGGTCGGGGTGTGCGGCACCGATCTGGAGTTCTTCCACGGCACGATGGCCTACCTCCACCAGGGGCACGCCGCCTATCCGATGCGGCTCGGCCACGAGTGGGCCGGGCGGGTGTCGGCGGTCGGTGACGGGGTGGACCCCGGCTGGGTCGGCCGGCGCGTCATGGGCGACACGATGCTCGGGTGCGGTGGGTGCCGCCGCTGTCTCCGGGGCGACCAGCATGTGTGCGAGCGGCGGCGGGAGGTGGGCATCCGCGGGGGTCTGGCCGGTGCCCTGGCCGAGCGGCTCGCCGTGCCCGTCTCCTCCCTGCACGCCCTGCCGGACTCCGTCGACGCGGCGCTCGGCGCGCTCGTGGAACCGGGCGGCAACGCCCTGCGGGCGGCGCGGGCCGCGGCGACCCGGCCGGGGGACCGCGCCCTGGTCCTGGGTCCGGGGACGATCGGGCTTCTGGTGGCGCTGTTCCTCCGGGCCGCCGGGGCGGAGGTGCACCTCATGGGTCGGACCGCCGGGTCCCTCGCCTTCGCCCGCGAGCTGGGCTTCGCGCACACCTGGACGGAGGACTCCGTCCCCGGCCTCCCCTTCGACGCGGTCGTGGACGCCACCAACGCCGGTCATCTGCCGGGCAGCGCGCTGGAGTCGGTGGAGCCCGGGGGCCGTGTCGTGTACATCGGGCTGGCGGCCGGGCCCAGCCGGATCGACACCCGCGCGCTCGTCCTCAAGGACGTCACGGCCGTCGGTGTCCTCTCCGCCTCCCCCGGCCTCGCCGCCACGATCCAGGCGTACGCCGACGGGGTCGTGGACCCCCGGCCCCTGGTCGCCGCCACGGTCACCCTCGACGAGGTCGGCCCGGTACTCGCCGGTGCGCGCCCGGCCGGGGCGGGGGCCGGACCGAAGATCCATGTGGCCCCCGGCCGGGGCGCGGGCTGA